In Solanum lycopersicum chromosome 5, SLM_r2.1, the following are encoded in one genomic region:
- the LOC104647284 gene encoding uncharacterized protein: MKRQRGSKKVVNNYGEMKKVKRVVEKQSEEVKIEEEHRENNDGGDVVKEVELIGECDNWINEWLCSWSNVVDEQMSWGTCWSPVWDMEFLGEAYINLYNDVLWDDDVWDLKAIKEVPS, translated from the coding sequence ATGAAAAGGCAAAGAGGTAGTAAGAAGGTAGTAAATAATTATGGGGAGATGAAAAAGGTCAAAAGGGTTGTTGAGAAACAAAGTGAAGAAGTGAAAATAGAGGAAGAACATAGGGAAAATAATGATGGAGGAGATGTTGTGAAGGAGGTGGAGTTGATAGGTGAGTGTGATAATTGGATTAATGAATGGCTTTGTTCATGGAGTAATGTTGTGGATGAGCAAATGTCATGGGGAACATGTTGGTCACCTGTTTGGGATATGGAGTTCTTGGGAGAAGCTTATATTAACTTGTATAATGATGTTTTGTGGGATGATGATGTTTGGGATTTAAAAGCCATCAAGGAAGTTCCAAGTTAA
- the LOC101254691 gene encoding uncharacterized protein — MENSQIGALKPLQNLYPLPPRRRLLMSKTYSTLLQILSDCRSTDSTTDKQKLDDNDSSKLGKENEVGKSVDHHLIRSENLLGTGPAHNESNNLVEQQGSGDRNEGNSRYGYGDFTRARMQVDSDLSNHTSNAVEGDRGDFITNDIIDTNGLVHKTLGCNYQMVKEPGNRCSTHETEVKEPDLIRPVELDKDSSIDDVSAAIESCFGADAIADISQPAEFSGEKMDVSETHLSEEMKHGLRVKEVELETLISSAGAAESSVHVPMGEEMEEGEAFGDFMVFDESDYDILKRIGNEKKDGADESPADISGREEFAFDVHVDAPQRKDAYASSSIDAVDEDNTFVGGEFIRKFSEEPQDNVEKVFHSKDVETRKVCVYDTILDSENDAKQVGGDMKFDHPAGSQFDSTSGVNAKKRKHSKVAAENENIGKKEKKRGPLTKESKARKKAKQRSKRAEERIKLGVKRLKLPPVVKPKVVKYCRHYLKGRCLEGEACKFSHDTIPLTKSKPCCHFARQSCMKGDDCPFDHQLSKYPCDKYASHGFCNRGSSCLFSHEVTTVKTDAVTSPIASNSLVQVNTNGMSHKDVNSTSSSAGLVPRNSTERTVLEHVRKPAASTPKGITFLSHGKSLQGDARKHEEVGLPSKANGVDNIQKPNGFMKGASTRTPQGMNFLSFGRAPSAEPSGDTLSGMLNMDYGVDKLQLVDMKAKLGSINQMSTRTPPGSVPRGVNFLSVDEAVEDRSHPIECYSASSLIQRQSAPNTTSSKMPFRQLSSIFPAGQSLIQSAQKCNAEIASSPKAPFLANTPSSIQKALQSTLAFAAKFDLGVKCGMSNGSRH, encoded by the exons ATGGAGAATTCGCAAATCGGCGCCCTAAAACCCTTGCAAAACCTCTATCCTTTACCTCCTCGCCGCCGGCTACTCATGAGCAAAACCTACAGTACACTGCTCCAGATTCTATCTGATTGTCGCAGCACCGACTCAACCACTGATAAACAAAAACTAG ATGACAATGACAGCAGTAAACtgggaaaagaaaatgaagtcgGTAAATCAGTTGATCATCATCTCATCAGGTCTGAGAATTTGTTAGGTACTGGTCCTGCTCATAACGAGTCTAACAATCTGGTAGAGCAACAGGGTTCTGGTGATAGAAATGAAGGGAACTCTCGTTATGGATATGGAGATTTTACTCGTGCACGAATGCAAGTGGATTCAGATCTGTCAAATCATACAAGTAATGCAGTAGAAGGAGATAGAGGTGATTTCATAACAAACGATATCATTGATACGAATGGTTTGGTACACAAAACTCTTGGTTGTAACTATCAAATGGTCAAGGAACCTGGGAATAGGTGTAGCACTCATGAAACGGAGGTGAAGGAGCCTGATCTTATCAGACCGGTAGAATTGGACAAAGACTCCAGTATTGATGATGTCAGTGCAGCAATAGAATCATGTTTTGGTGCGGATGCAATTGCTGATATATCTCAACCTGCAGAGTTCTCTGGAGAGAAAATGGATGTTTCTGAGACACATTTGTCGGAAGAAATGAAGCATGGATTGCGTGTAAAAGAGGTGGAGTTGGAAACATTGATATCTTCTGCTGGAGCAGCAGAGTCGTCTGTCCATGTTCCTATGGGTGAAGAGATGGAGGAAGGGGAAGCTTTTGGAGATTTTATGGTTTTTGATGAATCAGATTATGACATCCTTAAACGTATTGGAAATGAGAAGAAGGATGGAGCAGATGAGTCTCCTGCTGACATTTCTGGTAGAGAAGAGTTTGCttttgatgttcatgttgatgcaCCACAGAGGAAGGATGCTTATGCCTCTTCGTCCATTGATGCAGTTGATGAGGATAACACCTTTGTTGGGGGAGAGTTCATAAGAAAGTTTAGTGAAGAGCCGCAAGATAATGTGGAAAAGGTTTTCCACTCAAAGGATGTCGAGACCAGAAAGGTTTGTGTGTATGACACCATTTTAGATAGTGAAAATGATGCTAAGCAAGTTGGTGGAGACATGAAGTTTGATCATCCTGCTGGTTCTCAATTTGACTCAACCTCCGGTGTAAatgcaaaaaaaagaaaacactcAAAAGTTGCTGCTGAG AATGAGAATATTggtaaaaaggaaaagaagcgAGGTCCTTTAACCAAGGAAAGCAAAGCAAGGAAAAAG GCCAAGCAGAGAAGTAAACGAGCTGAAGAGAGAATAAAACTTGGAGTTAAAAGGCTGAAGCTTCCACCAGTGGTGAAACCAAAAGTCGTGAAATATTGCCGCCATTATCTCAAGGGAAGATGCTTAGAG GGTGAGGCGTGTAAATTTTCTCATGATACCATCCCCTTGACAAAGTCAAAG CCATGTTGTCATTTTGCACGTCAGTCTTGCATGAAAGGCGATGACTGCCCGTTTGATCATCAACTCTCCAAGTATCCGTGCGATAAATATGCTTCCCATGGGTTCTGTAACAGAGGTTctagttgtttattttcacaTGAG GTAACAACTGTTAAGACAGACGCAGTTACAAGTCCTATTGCTTCAAACTCTTTGGTCCAAGTAAACACAAATGGAATGTCACATAAAGACGTTAACTCCACATCTAGTTCAGCTGGGCTTGTTCCCCGTAATAGCACTGAGCGAACTGTATTGGAGCACGTGCGAAAGCCAGCTGCATCAACACCCAAAGGAATCACGTTCTTATCTCATGGGAAGTCTTTGCAAGGTGATGCCAGAAAGCATGAAGAAGTTGGTTTACCCTCCAAAGCAAATGGTGTTGACAATATTCAGAAACCGAATGGATTTATGAAAGGCGCATCTACGAGGACACCACAAGGAATGAACTTCTTGTCCTTTGGCCGAGCACCTTCAGCTGAGCCTAGTGGTGACACATTGTCAGGCATGCTTAATATGGATTATGGAGTTGATAAATTGCAATTGGTTGACATGAAAGCCAAGTTAGGGAGCATCAATCAAATGTCGACTAGAACCCCTCCTGGTTCTGTACCTCGGGGTGTAAACTTCCTGTCAGTTGACGAAGCAGTAGAAGATAGATCACATCCTATTGAGTGTTACAGTGCTTCATCACTCATTCAGAGACAAAGTGCACCAAATACAACTTCCAGCAAAATGCCGTTTAGACAGTTGAGTTCTATATTTCCAGCTGGGCAGTCCTTAATCCAGTCTGCACAAAAGTGCAATGCAGAAATTGCCAGCTCCCCGAAGGCACCGTTCCTTGCAAATACACCAAGCTCGATTCAAAAGGCTCTTCAGTCAACTTTAGCATTTGCGGCCAAGTTTGACTTGGGAGTCAAGTGTGGAATGTCCAATGGTTCCCGACATTAG
- the LOC101254996 gene encoding uncharacterized protein yields MNHCAIQQGAFAACEDMWSSVSSISDKKDAVVCPKPRRLGLLNATITEPIRPLRWHVSHQQELCDSRAGADLLDIILAKGGGGADQSSAAQVASSPPFFCGSPPSRVSNPLIQDARFGDEKVTPVSPRAIPIPSGLASSPSTSTRKGGCVRANFGNNPAVRVEGFDCLDRDRRNCSIPTLA; encoded by the exons ATGAATCACTGTGCAATTCAACAAGGTGCTTTCGCCGCCTGTGAAGACATGTGGAGCTCCGTTTCTTCAATTTCAGATAAGAAGGATGCCGTTGTTTGCCCCAAGCCACGGCGTCTCGGCCTTTTGAACGCCACCATAACTGAACCTATCAGACCTCTCAGATGGCATGTTAG CCATCAGCAAGAGCTATGTGATTCCAGAGCTGGAGCTGATCTATTGGACATCATCCTCGCTAAG GGTGGTGGTGGTGCGGATCAATCATCTGCTGCACAGGTAGCCTCGTCGCCCCCCTTTTTTTGTGGGTCACCGCCGAGCAGAGTATCTAACCCATTAATTCAAGATGCACGTTTTGGTGATGAGAAGGTCACCCCAGTTTCACCACGGGCAATTCCTATACCATCCGGACTGGCCTCGTCCCCATCCACATCCACCAGAAAAGGTGGATGCGTGAGGGCAAATTTTGGCAACAATCCAGCCGTTAGAGTTGAGGGCTTCGATTGCCTTGACAGGGATCGCCGTAACTGCAGCATCCCTACCCTGGCTTAA